The Comamonas piscis region ATCTGGTGCAAGGTCAGCTGCCCCGAGCGCCTGTCGCTGACGGGCCCACAGGCGCTGCATGGCGAGCGACGCGCCTACCAGGATGTCGTGCCTTTTGCGCGCCGGGTGGTGGAGGCTTTCCCCCACCGGGTGCTCTGGGGCACGGACTGGCCCCATCCCAACCTGAAGGAGCACATGCCCGATGACGGGCTGTTGGTGGATTTTATCCAGCAGATAGCCCCCACGCGCAGCTTGCAGCGCCAGTTGCTGGTGGACAACCCTTTGCGCCTGTACTGGCCCGAGGATGCCTGAATGCCGGGAATCTTCTGCAGCACCCTCGCGCGAGGGATCGGATATGTATCACCCAAGCCCGCGCTCCCACCTCGCCGGCGCGTATTGCTGAGGGCAGCTTCTGCCAAATCTGTGCCCGCCCTAGGGATGCTCTGCAAAACCCTCGCCAAGCGGGATGGACGCGGATCGGGATGAGCCGCAAGGCGTCTTTTGCAGTCAATAGCAAGCTATTGACAAGGAAGACAACGCAGCGGATCGCCCGAGACCGCGTTCAGACCACGGCAGGGAGTTTTGCAGAGGGTCCCTAGGGGCAAGCAATCCATAACAACGAAGGAAAGAAAAAGCATGGCTTTGGAAAAACCCTATCTCGACATACCCGGCACCGTCGTGTTCGATGCCGAGCAATCCCGCAAGGGCTACTGGCTCAACCAGTTTTGCATGTCCTTGATGAAGTCGGAAAACCGTGAGCGCTTCAAGGCCGATGAGCGCGCCTATCTCGATGAATGGGATATGTCGGAAGAGCAAAAGCAGGCCGTGATGGCCCGCGACCTGAACTGGTGCATTCGGACGGGCGGCAATATCTATTTTCTGGCCAAGATCGGCGCCACCGATGGCAAGAGCTTCCAGCAGATGGCGGGCTCGATGACCGGTATGAGCGAGGACGCCTACCGCGCAATGATGGTCGCTGGCGGCCGCTCGGTCGAAGGAAACCGCTTTATGCATGAGTCCGCGGGCACGCCCGGACAGCCGGCAGGTAATGCCACCGGCCAGGGAGGGATCTGATATGGCCTACATCAGCGCATCGGTTTACACCTCGCATGTGCCCGCAATCGGGGTGGCCATTGACCAAGGCAAGACCCAGGAGGCGTATTGGCAACCCCTCTTCAATGGCTATGGCTATTCGCGCCAATGGATGCGTGAGAACCCACCCGATGTCATCTTTCTGGTCTACAACGACCATGCGTCGGCCTTCAGCCTGGACTTGATTCCCACCTTTGCGATTGGTACCGCAGCGGCCTACCAGCCCGCCGATGAAGGCTGGGGACCGCGCCCGGTGCCTCCGGTGCTTGGCCATCCTGAGCTGGCCTCGCATATCGCGCAGTCGGTGATCCAGCAGGACTTTGACCTCACCATCGTCAACAAGATGGATGTGGACCATGGGCTTACGGTGCCGCTGTCACTGATGTGCGGCGAGCCTTCAGCGCAGCTGGGTGCCTGGCCCTGTCCGGTGATTCCCTTGGCGGTCAATGTGGTGCAGTACCCGGTGCCTTCGGGCCAGCGTTGCTTCAACCTGGGCCGCGCGATCCGCAAGGCGGTAGAGAGCTTTGACGCCGACCTGAACGTGCAGATCTGGGGAACGGGCGGCATGAGCCACCAGCTGCAAGGCGCGCGGGCGGGGCTGATCAACCAGGAATGGGACAACTGTTTTCTGGACCAGCTCATCCACCACCCGGCCACCTTGGCCAAGGTCCCCCATATCGACTACGTGCGGGAGGCGGGCTCTGAAGGCATTGAGCTGGTGATGTGGCTGATTGCCCGTGGCGCGATGGCCGATGTGGACGACCCTGCGAGGCCGCCCACCGTCAAGCACCGCTTCTACCATGTGCCGGCCTCCAATACTGCGGTAGGCCACCTGATTCTTGAGAACGGTTGAAAGCTAAGCATGTTTCTGATTTCTTGTACCCCATGTGCTGGCGCAGGCCTGGGCATCCAAAACTCCAGGAGGCCCTCATGACGCTGCGCACCCTCAAAGTGGCACTCGCCGGCGCTGGCGCTTTTGGCCTCAAACACCTGGACGGTATCCGCCAGATCCCCGGCGTGGAGGTCATCTCCCTGGTCGATCCAGATATGGAAAAGGCCCGCCAGGTCGCCGCGCAGTATGCCATCGGGCATGTGGCCACCCATCTGCAGGATAGCCTGGCGCTGCCCGAGGTCGATGCGGTGATTCTCTGCACGCCCACGCAGTTGCATGCGGACCAGGCGCGCCAATGCCTGCATGCCGGCAAGCACGTGCAGGTGGAGATTCCGATGGCGGACCGCCTGGACGATGCACTGGCGCTGGCGGCGCTGCAGCAATCCACTGGCTTGGTCGCGATGTGCGGCCATACACGCCGCTTCAACCCCAGCCACCAATGGATTCAGCAAAGGGTGCAGGCGGGCAGCTTCAAGCTCCAGCAAATGGATGTGCAGACCTATTTCTTCCGCCGCAGCAATATGAACGCGCTGGGACAGCCGCGCAGCTGGACCGACCATCTGCTCTGGCACCATGCAGCGCATACGGTCGACCTGTTTGCCCACCAGGCGGGCAGCCCCATCGTGCAAGCCCATGCGGTGCAAGGGCCGCTACACCCCGAGCTGGGTATTGCGATGGACATGGGCATCGTGCTGAAGGCCGCCAATGGCGCCATCTGCACCTTGAGCCTGTCTTTCAACAACGATGGCCCGCTGGGCACCTTCTTCCGCTATATCGGTGATACGGGCACCTATATGGCCCGCTATGACGAGCTGGTTAACGGCAAGGAAGAGGCCATCGATGTCTCCGGCGTGGACGTGTCGATGAATGGCATCGAGCTGCAGGACCGCGAGTTCTTTGCGGCCATCCGCGAAGGGCGCCAGCCCCGCTCCAGCCTGGCGCAGGTACTGCCCTGCTACCAGGTTCTGCATGCACTGGAGCAGCAGCTGCAGTAATATCAAGCCCAGCAGTTTCCAACCGCCCGCACAGGTTTTCGCGGGCGGTTTTTGGTTTTTGAGGAGAGACGATGAACGAGCGCCATATTGGCCCTTTCCAGGTCGGCCCCGTCGCCCTGGGTTGCATGAACTTGAGCCATGCCTATGGCCACCCAGCCACCGAAGCACAGGCCCAGGCGCTGCTGCATGCAGCGCTGGATGCGGGAGTTAGCTTGTTTGACACCGCAGCGCTTTACGGCTTCGGTGCCAATGAATCGCTGGTGGGGCCCGTGCTCAAGCCCCATCGCAACGGCATCACCCTGGCCAGCAAAGGCGGCATGGCAGGCGTCCGGGGCGAGGATGGCGTGCTGCGCCGAGCGATTGATGGCCACCCGAAAACATTGCGGCGCAACTGTGAGGACAGCTTGCAGCGCCTGGGCACCGACGTCATTGACCTGTACTACCTGCACCGCTGGGACCCACGGGTGCCGATTGAAGAGTCGGTCGGCGAGATGTCGCGGCTGGTGGAAGAGGGCAAGGTACGGGCTTTGGGCCTGTCCGAAGTCGGGGTTGAAACGCTGCGGCGTGCCCATGCCACCTACCCGATTGCCGCCTTGCAAAGCGAGTATTCGCTCTGGTCGCGCAATGCAGAACTGGGTACCCTGCAGGCCAGCCGGGAGTTGGGCATTGCCTATGTGGCCTTCAGTCCGATGGGCCGGGCCTTTCTGTCGGGTAAATTGCCTGCGGGCACCTCCTGGGTGCCGGGCGATATCCGAGCCGGCATGCCCCGTTTCCAAAACGAGGCCTATGCCAAAAACCTGCGGCTGCTGGCGCCCATGCAGGCGATTGCCGAGCGCGCAGACTGCAGCCTGGCCGAGCTGGCGATTGCCTGGGTGTTGCACCAGGGCGAGCATGTCATTGCGCTGCCGGGCACCACCCAGATAGACCACCTGCAGGAAAACCTGCGCGGTGCTGAGATTGCCCTGGATGCCGCCTTGCTGGCTGAGCTGGATGCGATCTTTGCGCCGGAAGCCATAGCCGGTGACCGCTATGCGCTGGCCTCGCAGCGCGAGGTAGATACCGAGAAGTACGCGTTCGAACAGCGCTGATGCCCGGTATGCATGCTGCCTATCGGGTGGCACAAGGCCTGGGAGCGGTTGAATGGCTCCCAGGCTTTGTCACCGGAGGGGCGCCGCTGCCCGCTGCCCGCTGCGGCTAAACCGTCAGATAGCCGCCATCGACCGGAATCACCGCACCGTTGACAAAGGATGCAGCAGGCGAGCACAGAAAAGCAATCACCGCAGCCACTTCGTCTGCCTGGCCCCAGCGTTGCATGGGGGTGCGGGCGAGGATGGCTTTAGAGGCCTCGGAGTCTGCCATAAGGCCTTCGCTGAGTGGTGTGGCGATCCAACCCGGAGCAACGGCGTTGACCCGCACGCCCGCCTCTGCCCAGGTTTGGGCGAGCGACCGCGTGAGCTGCACGATGCCGCCTTTGCTGGCGCTGTAGGCGGGGCGATCCTTGCTGCCGAAGTAGCTGTACATCGAGGCCACATTGACAATACAGCCCCGGCTTTTTTGCAGATGCGGCGCTGCCGCCATACAGGCTTGCATGGTGGCCACCAGGTTGATCTGCAGCACTTGCGCAAAGGCCTCGGGCTGGTACTCGTCGCCATGCCGGCTAATGCCTGCCGCATTGACCAGTGCGTCGAGCCGGGGCAGCGCTGCCATGGTCTGGTTCAGCAGGTCGCTGTCGGTGATATCAAGCTCATGGCAGGCAATACGCGGGTGGCGAGGCGCATGGGGGCCCTGCGCATCCAGCCCGATGGCCAGCACCGATGCGCCGGCATGCGCAAAGTGCAGGGCCGTGCTGGCTCCGATCCCCGAAGTGCCTCCTGTGACGAGAATGCGTTGGTCATGGATGGGCACAGTCATGGCTGGCTCCTTGGCTGGGTGACGCCGGTATCACTGGTATCACTGGCTCCACAGGACGAGGCATCCACGGGGGTGACCAGGATTTTGATCTGGGACCGGTCTGCCAGCAGGGCCGCAAAGCCTTCGCTGATGGCCTGCGCCAGTGGCACGGTCTTGGTGACGATGGAGATGGGATCGAACTGGCCGGTCTCGATGAGACCCATCAGCTCCTCGTACACATGGCGATAGCCCACGCTGGCCACCAGGCTCAGCTCGCGGTTGACGGCCTCAAACACCTCCAGACGCGCTTCGGGCATCAGCCCCACCATGACCATGTTTCCGCCTTTGCGCAGTGCGCGCAGCGCGCCTTCAAAGGTGGCTTGCAAACCAGCCGCTTCAAAGCTGACGTCCACGCCCAGCCCTTCAGTGGCCGATGCGATGGTCTGGCGCAGCGCATCGGCGGACTGGCTGTTGGCATCGATGATGTGGCTGGCACCGGCCTGCCGCGCCATCTCCAGCCGTTCGGTCGAGACATCCACGGCAACAATGGTGCTGGCCCCCTGCAGTTTGGCGAGCATGACCAACAAGAGCCCGATAGGCCCGAGCCCAAAGATGGCGCAACTGCCGCCCGTCGGTAGCGCACTGCGACGCAGCGCATGCAAGGCCACGGCGGCGGGTTCCAGGACGGCGGCCTGCTCCAGGCTGACACCATCTGGCAGGCGGTGGAGCATATAGCTGGGCACGACTGCGAACTCGGCCATACCGCCGTCGCCCATCAGCCCCGCAAACCCCATGCCTGTGCAGAGGTTGTAGGAACCTCCTCGGCAGTAGGCACACTGGCTGCAGCGGTACTCGGGCTCGACGGCAACCCGGTCGCCGATGTGCAGATGGCTGACCCCCGTGCCCACTTCCACCACGGTGCCGCAAAACTCATGTCCCAGCGTCAGCGGCGCCGTGCGGCCGGACAGGGTATGCGGCAGGTCGATAGGAATGGCATGGGGTCCTGATTCGTATTCGTGCAGATCACTGCCGCAGATGCCGCAGTAGGCGACGGCGATACGGACTTCCTGCGGGCCGGGGCGAGGGATGGCGATCTCCTCCAGGCGCAGGTCTTTGGCGCCATGCCAGCGAAGTGCGCGCATCATGGTCGGCCTCCTGCAACGGCAGGTTTTGGCGCCACCAAGGGTGCAGTTTCTTTCAATCCAATGGCGAGCAGACCTGCGACCAGGGCGCCGCCTGCCGATATCCACATCGCGACAGGAAAACCGTAGTGGTCAGCGGCCAGGCCCGCAATCGTCGGGGCCAGGAAGCCGCCGACGAGTTCGCCTGCACCCATGATGAGGCCCAGCGCCCCAGTCAATACCTGAGGTGGCACGGTTTCCGCCGGTATGGTGGCCATGAACAGCGTAAAACACCCGAGGCCGGTATAGGTGAAGAAGACCACGACACCCAGTGCAATGGCGGAGTCGCCATAGACCAGCGCGATAGGGCAGAGCGCTGCGATGGGTGCAAAGATGACCAAGGCCGACTTGCGCCCGATCCGGTCTGAGATGCCAGGGACGGCGAAGCCCCAGAACACCCAGGCGGCGCCCAGGCAGCTCATCACCAGGCCCATGTCGGCGGCCGAAAAGCCGCGGTGCTTGATGAGAAAAGTGGGTGCAAACGAGATGATGGTGATGAACCAGGTGAGGAAAAAGCAGCTGATCAGCATGCACAGCAGCACATTGCGCTCGCGCAGCAGGGCCCAGCGGCTGATGGGCACGGGCTTGGCCTGCGCGGTGGGGGCGCCGCCCGGGTGCTCATGCACCCAGCGCCATATGCACAGCGCGATCAGCATGCCGGGGATGACGGTGACATAAAAGGCCACACGCCAGCCAAAGTGCGTTGCCAGGCCAATGACCACCGGTGGGCCGATCATGGCGCCAATCAAGCCGGCTGAAGAGCCTTGGAGCAAGCCCATATTCAAGCCGCGCCGCGAGGGCGTGGAGCTTTGGATCATCAGCGATTGCGCAATGGGCAGCACCGGCCCTTCGGCCAGACCCATCAAGGCGCGAAACACCAGCAGGCTGATGAAACCTCCCACCAGCCCGGACAGGGCCGAACAGATGGAAAAACCCAGCACGGATGCCACCAGCAGGGCCTTGCGTTTGGCACGCGAGTCTGACCAGGCGCCGGCGATGGCCCCGGAGATGGCCCAGGTGAGAGCCAGCGCCGAGGAGATCATGCCCAACTGGGTTGGGCTCAGATCGAGCTCGTCCTGCATGAACGGAAAGAGGAAGGAGAGGGCCAGGCGGTCAAAGAAGACAAAGCCGAAAGCCAGAAACAGAATCAACAGCAGCCGATTCTCGTAGGTCCAGAAGGAGCGGAACAAGGGTGCGCGCATGGGCGTTCTCCGGTTGCTTGTTGATCAGCGGAAGAGCTTTTCCACCGCCTCGGCGCCCAGGCCCACTTTTTCGTAGTGGGCCTTGCACATGGCGATATAGCTGTGCACATCGAAGTAGCCGTCGTGTTTGCCCTGCTCGTCCAGCCAGATCAACGGACCTGTGACTATGAAGAAGGCCCGCATGGGTTCCGGATGGTCAAAGGCCACCAGGGTGTGGCCTTCGCCCGGGGTTTCGTAGACAAAGTCCCCCTTGGTGGCCGTCCAGTCATGTTCGAGGTAGCCCCATTTGCCGGAGATCGTGTAGGCAAAGACTTCATGGGGGTGGTAGTGGCGGTTGACCAGGCCGGCCTTCTTGGCCATGAGGATGTCGCACCATTTGTTTTGCGACGGCGAAATCCATAGTGGGCGGGAGAACACGGTGTCAGTGAATGGCACATAAAGGCGCTCGTCCTCGCTGGCTGCATCGGGGATATAGACCTCAGGCAGCGCATCGGGCATGAAGGGGTTGGCAATGGGTTGCAGGGTTTGCCAGAACTCGGTGTTGGCTTTATCGACCATGGGGAATGCTCCTTGAAGTGGGGATGTAAGGCTTGTGTGGAAGTGCTGACGGGTGGCTGTGCAGCCCGGGCAATGGATGGCATCTCGAGGCTAGGAGTGCCGGGGTTTGATGCCAAGGCAGAAGGGCTTGGCTGGTAGGCCGCTAGGAGGCGTCAAACCTTATGGGCTTGGCAGCGCAAGGCGGATGGGCGCAATGGTCTGCAGGTGGGACATGCGGGCGCTCCTGGTTGCTTGTTCGATGGGCAGAACTGCATTCTGTGGAAGTTGGCCCTACACATCTAGTTGCCCACGCCGCTAGCAGCTATAGCAAAATGGCATATGAATAGCTAAAGATGATCAATAAACCATAAATTCAAGGAGTTGGCTATGAATCTGCAGCAGATCGAAACCTTTGTCTCGGTGGCGGAAACCGGCAGCTTCAGCAAGGCGGCCATGCTGGCGGATATGGCGCAGCCAGCGCTCAGCCGCCAGGTGCGGGCGCTGGAGGTCGAGTTGCGCGAGACCTTGCTGATCCGCACCGGCCGCGGCGTGACCTTGACGGAAGCTGGACGGCGCTTGCTGGAGCACAGCCATGCCATCCTGCAGCACGTAGCCCAAGCCAAAGCAGACCTGGGTTGCGAGCGCGATCAACCAGTGGGCCGCATCGTGGTGGGCTTGCCGCCCAGTCTGGCCAGGCGCTTGACCCTGCCGCTGATCCATGCGTTCGCCAGCAAAATGCCCAAGGCCCGGGTGGCCATCGTCGAAGGGTTCTCGGTACAGATGGCCGAGTGGCTGGCTTCGGGGCGCATGGATCTGGGCCTGGTCTATTCGCCCGATCCGCATCCGCATATCGAAATCAACCCGGTGCTGCAAGAATGCCTGTGTCTGGTGGGCCCCGCGTCTGCGCTGGAAGGCCGCGACAGCATGCGTTTCCAGGATCTCTCGGCGTTCCCGCTGATCATGCCGCAGTACGGCCAGATCTTTCGCAAACTGATGGAGGCCCAGGCCAGGCTCTCGCAGGTCAAGCTCAATGTGGTCTGTGAGGTGTCCAGCGTGCCCGCCATTTTGGATCTGGTGCGCGGTGGCTATGGCTACGCGGCCTTGACGCGCAGCGCACTGGACGGGCATGGGGTAGGAGAGCCGCTGGTGGTGGCACCCATCCAGTCGCCAGCAGTGATGATCAACCTCTGCCTGGCGCAATCTGCAAAACGAAAAACCACGCCCCTGGTGCGCTGCACGGCCGCCGTCCTGTATGCGTTGACCACCCAGGTCTGTGAGCAGGGCTAGTCCCTTCTGCGCAACTCTCGCGGGATGGACGCGGATCGCACCTGAGGCTGCGTTCAGGCCACGGCAGGGCTTTTTGACGAGGCTCTCAAGTGGATGCCTCCTGATTTGCTCGGCCAGCCAAGCGTGGTTTCATCGTAATTTTGTGTAGCAATTGCCCAGGCGCGCCGGGGCAGGGCAGCAGGCCTTACTACAATGCGGGAGCCTTGCGCATCGCCACCTATATACGAGACCCGTGTCCGCAGGGCGGCCGGGGGTCGCTTTGCTGCCACACTCCGCTCGGGTTCTGGGTTGGCACCTCTACAATGCAGTGCAACTGGTTCAATGACATGAAGATACTGCTTTGTAACGACGATGGATATCAAGCGCCCGGCATCGTGGCGCTGCATGGTGCATTGCAAGCGGTGGCCGATGTCGAAGTCGTGGCGCCAGAACACAACAACAGTGCCAAATCGAATGCGCTGACCTTGCATTCCCCCCTGTATGTGCAGCGCGCTGCCAATGGCTTCCGCTATGTCAACGGCACACCCGCAGACTGCGTGCACATCGCTTTGACGGGCCTGTTGGGTTACAGGCCCGATTTGGTCATTTCCGGTATCAATAACGGCGCCAATATGGGCGATGACACCATCTATTCAGGCACCGTGGGTGCTGCGATGGAGGGCTACCTGTTCGGGGTGCCCGCGATGGCCTTCTCGCAAATCGACAAAGGGTGGGGCGAGATCGAATCCGCAGCGCAAAAAGCCTGCGAATTGGTGCAGCAATTTGAAGCCGCCAAGCTCGTGACCCTCAAGCCCTGGCTGCTCAATATCAATATTCCCAATCTGCCGTTCGCGCAGATCAAGCCGCTTAAGCTCTGCCGCCTTGGCCGCAGGCACGCGGCTGAAAAAGTCATAACCCAGACCAGCCCCCGGGGCGAAACCATGTACTGGATCGGCAATGCCGGCTCGGTGCTCGACGATGCCGAGGGTACGGATTTCCATGCCACGGCCGCAGGCCATATGACGGTCACTCCGCTTAAGGTGGATTTGACCGACCATGAGAGCCTGGCTTACTGGGCGCAGACGGCGTCCACCCTTCGCAGCAAGGATGTGGAGGTGCCAGGGTGACCTTGCGCAAGCCCGGCTTTCCTGCCCGCGGTGCCATGCCTGTCAGCACCAAGCCTCAGGCCAGTGTGGCGCACCGGCAATGGGCTAAGTTGCCCGCCGAGCTGTCGCCCGTGCCCATGGCTGTGCGAGAGTCTTTGGGGCCGGAAAGCGTGGACTTTACCTCCGCCCGGTTGCGCATGGTGCAGCGCCTGGCGGCATCGGGCGTGGAGCACACCCGGGTGCTCAAAGTCATGAATTCGGTTTTGCGCCACCAGTTTGTTGACAGTGCATTGGCGGTTCAGGCCTATGAAGACACCAGTTTGCCTATAGGATTGGGGCAGACCATCTCCAAACCCAGCGTGGTGGCGCGGATGTGCGAATTGCTGCTGCAATCACCGGCTGGGAAAATGGGCCTGGGCCGTATTTTGGAGATTGGCACCGGCTGCGGTTACCAGGCAGCAGTTCTGAGCCTGATGGCCAAAGAGGTGTATACCATTGAGCGGCTGCGTGCGTTGCATGAAAAGGCCCGCGTCAATCTTCGTCCGTTGCGACTGGCGAATGTGCACCTGATCCTAGGTGATGGCATGCTGGGTTTTGAAAAAGGTGCGCCTTACGCTGGAATCATCGCAGCGGCCGGAGGGGATTCCGTCCCCCAGGCTTGGTGTGATCAATTGGCCGAAGGCGGCCGGCTCGTGGCACCCGTGATGGGGCCGGGGCAACAACAGGTTTTGCTCGTCGTGGACCGCAGCGCTGATGGGTTTCAGCGCACGGTTCTGGAGCATGTTCATTTCGTGCCCCTAAAATCGGGGCTTGGTTAAGAAGGATAGGTATGTTGGATTCACGTGGTGTTTTGACGTGGGGTGCCAGTGTGGTGGCAGCCATGGTGCTGGCAGGATGCGGTAGTACATCGCTGAACCAGGCGCCCGTGGAAGACCGGGGTTCGTCGGCCGGCCGTACGCCGTCGTCGACATCGGCCACGCCGCCGCGCATTGATCCGGCAACCCTGCCTGGCGCCGAGAACGCTGGCAAGCCCGGTTACTACACCGTCAAGCCGGGTGAGACGCTGATGCGCATTGCATCGGACAATGGCCAGAACTGGCGTGACATTGCCCGCTGGAGCAATCTGGACAACCCGAACGTGATCGAAGTCGGCCAGGTGCTGCGTGTGGTGCCACCGGTGACGACCACCGCCAGCGCCGCCACAGCAACCAGCGCGCCCGCCATGACGGGCGCCAACACACCAGCGGCCACGCCGGTGCCCGCCCCCGCACCTGCCGCAGCGGCTTCTGCACCCGCTGCAGCCGATGGCAATCTGGGCTTCATCTGGCCTGCATCTGGTGCGGTCATTCAAGGCTTTGACGATGCGCGCAACAAGGGCGTGGATATTGGCGGCAAGGCCGGCGATCCGGTCGTTGCAGCCGCCGATGGCCGCGTGATCTACTCGGGTGCCGGCCTGCGCGGCTACGGTAACCTGATTTTGGTCAAGCACAACAACACCTACTTGACGGCCTACGCCCACAACCAGACCTTGCTGGTCAAAGACGACCAGGTAGTCAAGAAAGGCCAGAAGATTGCCGAGATGGGCAGCTCGGACGCTGACCGCGTGAAGCTGCACTTTGAGGTGCGCCGCCAGGGCAAGCCAGTCGATCCCTCGCGCTACCTGCCTTCCCGCTGATGCCGGGCACTTCCTCGAAGTCGACATCGCCGCCCGCCGACGATGTCGGCTTTTCCCATTTGGAGGATGCCGCGCTGGCGTCGCCAGAAGGGGATGAAGAGTCGGCGGAGGTCGAGTCACAGACCTGGGAGAGTCGCAGCGTCGTTGCCGGCATCGGCGAGCACGGCCTGCGCCTGGACAAGGCGCTGGCGCTGTGGGTGCCGGAGTTCTCGCGCAGCTACCTGCAGGCGCTGCTGTTGCAAGGCGCGGTGCTGGTCAATGGCAAAGCCGGGCTCAAGCCCAGTGCCAAGGTCAAAGCGGGGGACCAGGCGGTGGTCGAGCTGCGCCCCACGCAGCAAAGCCAGGCGTTTTTGCCGCAAGATATTCCGCTGGATGTGGTCTACCAGGACGAGCACCTGCT contains the following coding sequences:
- the ligA gene encoding protocatechuate 4,5-dioxygenase subunit alpha, translating into MALEKPYLDIPGTVVFDAEQSRKGYWLNQFCMSLMKSENRERFKADERAYLDEWDMSEEQKQAVMARDLNWCIRTGGNIYFLAKIGATDGKSFQQMAGSMTGMSEDAYRAMMVAGGRSVEGNRFMHESAGTPGQPAGNATGQGGI
- a CDS encoding class III extradiol dioxygenase subunit beta is translated as MAYISASVYTSHVPAIGVAIDQGKTQEAYWQPLFNGYGYSRQWMRENPPDVIFLVYNDHASAFSLDLIPTFAIGTAAAYQPADEGWGPRPVPPVLGHPELASHIAQSVIQQDFDLTIVNKMDVDHGLTVPLSLMCGEPSAQLGAWPCPVIPLAVNVVQYPVPSGQRCFNLGRAIRKAVESFDADLNVQIWGTGGMSHQLQGARAGLINQEWDNCFLDQLIHHPATLAKVPHIDYVREAGSEGIELVMWLIARGAMADVDDPARPPTVKHRFYHVPASNTAVGHLILENG
- a CDS encoding Gfo/Idh/MocA family oxidoreductase, whose translation is MTLRTLKVALAGAGAFGLKHLDGIRQIPGVEVISLVDPDMEKARQVAAQYAIGHVATHLQDSLALPEVDAVILCTPTQLHADQARQCLHAGKHVQVEIPMADRLDDALALAALQQSTGLVAMCGHTRRFNPSHQWIQQRVQAGSFKLQQMDVQTYFFRRSNMNALGQPRSWTDHLLWHHAAHTVDLFAHQAGSPIVQAHAVQGPLHPELGIAMDMGIVLKAANGAICTLSLSFNNDGPLGTFFRYIGDTGTYMARYDELVNGKEEAIDVSGVDVSMNGIELQDREFFAAIREGRQPRSSLAQVLPCYQVLHALEQQLQ
- a CDS encoding aldo/keto reductase, with product MNERHIGPFQVGPVALGCMNLSHAYGHPATEAQAQALLHAALDAGVSLFDTAALYGFGANESLVGPVLKPHRNGITLASKGGMAGVRGEDGVLRRAIDGHPKTLRRNCEDSLQRLGTDVIDLYYLHRWDPRVPIEESVGEMSRLVEEGKVRALGLSEVGVETLRRAHATYPIAALQSEYSLWSRNAELGTLQASRELGIAYVAFSPMGRAFLSGKLPAGTSWVPGDIRAGMPRFQNEAYAKNLRLLAPMQAIAERADCSLAELAIAWVLHQGEHVIALPGTTQIDHLQENLRGAEIALDAALLAELDAIFAPEAIAGDRYALASQREVDTEKYAFEQR
- a CDS encoding SDR family NAD(P)-dependent oxidoreductase → MTVPIHDQRILVTGGTSGIGASTALHFAHAGASVLAIGLDAQGPHAPRHPRIACHELDITDSDLLNQTMAALPRLDALVNAAGISRHGDEYQPEAFAQVLQINLVATMQACMAAAPHLQKSRGCIVNVASMYSYFGSKDRPAYSASKGGIVQLTRSLAQTWAEAGVRVNAVAPGWIATPLSEGLMADSEASKAILARTPMQRWGQADEVAAVIAFLCSPAASFVNGAVIPVDGGYLTV
- a CDS encoding 2,3-butanediol dehydrogenase, yielding MRALRWHGAKDLRLEEIAIPRPGPQEVRIAVAYCGICGSDLHEYESGPHAIPIDLPHTLSGRTAPLTLGHEFCGTVVEVGTGVSHLHIGDRVAVEPEYRCSQCAYCRGGSYNLCTGMGFAGLMGDGGMAEFAVVPSYMLHRLPDGVSLEQAAVLEPAAVALHALRRSALPTGGSCAIFGLGPIGLLLVMLAKLQGASTIVAVDVSTERLEMARQAGASHIIDANSQSADALRQTIASATEGLGVDVSFEAAGLQATFEGALRALRKGGNMVMVGLMPEARLEVFEAVNRELSLVASVGYRHVYEELMGLIETGQFDPISIVTKTVPLAQAISEGFAALLADRSQIKILVTPVDASSCGASDTSDTGVTQPRSQP
- a CDS encoding MFS transporter is translated as MRAPLFRSFWTYENRLLLILFLAFGFVFFDRLALSFLFPFMQDELDLSPTQLGMISSALALTWAISGAIAGAWSDSRAKRKALLVASVLGFSICSALSGLVGGFISLLVFRALMGLAEGPVLPIAQSLMIQSSTPSRRGLNMGLLQGSSAGLIGAMIGPPVVIGLATHFGWRVAFYVTVIPGMLIALCIWRWVHEHPGGAPTAQAKPVPISRWALLRERNVLLCMLISCFFLTWFITIISFAPTFLIKHRGFSAADMGLVMSCLGAAWVFWGFAVPGISDRIGRKSALVIFAPIAALCPIALVYGDSAIALGVVVFFTYTGLGCFTLFMATIPAETVPPQVLTGALGLIMGAGELVGGFLAPTIAGLAADHYGFPVAMWISAGGALVAGLLAIGLKETAPLVAPKPAVAGGRP
- a CDS encoding 2,4'-dihydroxyacetophenone dioxygenase family protein; translated protein: MVDKANTEFWQTLQPIANPFMPDALPEVYIPDAASEDERLYVPFTDTVFSRPLWISPSQNKWCDILMAKKAGLVNRHYHPHEVFAYTISGKWGYLEHDWTATKGDFVYETPGEGHTLVAFDHPEPMRAFFIVTGPLIWLDEQGKHDGYFDVHSYIAMCKAHYEKVGLGAEAVEKLFR
- a CDS encoding LysR family transcriptional regulator, whose amino-acid sequence is MNLQQIETFVSVAETGSFSKAAMLADMAQPALSRQVRALEVELRETLLIRTGRGVTLTEAGRRLLEHSHAILQHVAQAKADLGCERDQPVGRIVVGLPPSLARRLTLPLIHAFASKMPKARVAIVEGFSVQMAEWLASGRMDLGLVYSPDPHPHIEINPVLQECLCLVGPASALEGRDSMRFQDLSAFPLIMPQYGQIFRKLMEAQARLSQVKLNVVCEVSSVPAILDLVRGGYGYAALTRSALDGHGVGEPLVVAPIQSPAVMINLCLAQSAKRKTTPLVRCTAAVLYALTTQVCEQG
- the surE gene encoding 5'/3'-nucleotidase SurE; this translates as MKILLCNDDGYQAPGIVALHGALQAVADVEVVAPEHNNSAKSNALTLHSPLYVQRAANGFRYVNGTPADCVHIALTGLLGYRPDLVISGINNGANMGDDTIYSGTVGAAMEGYLFGVPAMAFSQIDKGWGEIESAAQKACELVQQFEAAKLVTLKPWLLNINIPNLPFAQIKPLKLCRLGRRHAAEKVITQTSPRGETMYWIGNAGSVLDDAEGTDFHATAAGHMTVTPLKVDLTDHESLAYWAQTASTLRSKDVEVPG
- a CDS encoding protein-L-isoaspartate(D-aspartate) O-methyltransferase; translated protein: MTLRKPGFPARGAMPVSTKPQASVAHRQWAKLPAELSPVPMAVRESLGPESVDFTSARLRMVQRLAASGVEHTRVLKVMNSVLRHQFVDSALAVQAYEDTSLPIGLGQTISKPSVVARMCELLLQSPAGKMGLGRILEIGTGCGYQAAVLSLMAKEVYTIERLRALHEKARVNLRPLRLANVHLILGDGMLGFEKGAPYAGIIAAAGGDSVPQAWCDQLAEGGRLVAPVMGPGQQQVLLVVDRSADGFQRTVLEHVHFVPLKSGLG